The Megachile rotundata isolate GNS110a chromosome 8, iyMegRotu1, whole genome shotgun sequence genome has a segment encoding these proteins:
- the LOC143265000 gene encoding uncharacterized protein LOC143265000, translating to MTHILLNAHASAFIAECPAMSGILDLAEEYQSMPLVIYTDSLACLLESSQLDAKTAEEIEDILLNPSPEWKYEKLRTELISRLSTSKKRRIQRLLEHEEMGDRTPSQFLRHLRTLAGSDVPEELLKMLWASRLPTTIQSVLAAQDGMEMEKLAALADKIGEITPHSRAPSLAVASISDVDQLVKQIAAMVTAELQKQDSRGHSRSRSGDRSYRPRSKARLDRRNGLCYFH from the exons ATGACGCACATTTTGCTCAATGCTCATGCATCTGCCTTTATAGCTGAATGCCCAGCAATGAGCGGGATCCTAGACTTGGCTGAAGAATACCAAAGTATGCCCCTTGTTATTTATACCGACTCCCTTGCATGCCTTTTGGAATCCT CGCAATTAGACGCCAAAACTGCCGAAGAAATAGAAGACATTCTATTAAACCCCTCACCGGAgtggaaatatgagaaattgagGACAGAGCTAATTTCAAGGCTTTCCACATCGAAGAAGAGGAGAATACAAAGGCTCCTCGAACACGAGGAAATGGGGGACAGGACGCCTTCTCAGTTTCTCCGCCATCTTCGAACTTTGGCGGGCTCGGATGTACCAGAGGAGTTGCTGAAGATGTTGTGGGCAAGTAGGCTGCCTACTACTATTCAGTCGGTTCTAGCGGCTCAGGATGGTATGGAAATGGAGAAGTTAGCAGCCCTGGCCGATAAAATAGGCGAAATCACGCCTCACTCTAGGGCGCCATCATTAGCCGTAGCGTCCATTTCCGACGTTGATCAACTAGTAAAGCAGATTGCGGCCATGGTTACAGCCGAGCTACAGAAGCAGGATAGCAGAGGGCATTCGCGTTCCCGGAGCGGCGACCGTTCTTACCGACCGAGGTCAAAGGCACGCCTGGACCGCCGTAACGGGTTATGTTACTTCCACTAG
- the LOC143265001 gene encoding uncharacterized protein LOC143265001, protein MVERWHRSLKTAIMCHAKSNWVEILPTVLLGLRSSFKEDIGATAAELLYGVPLRLPGEFFIDTQDTDNFYLDKFRDQMRQIRPRQTAHHSRRVDAVKRPLEQPYEGPFKVLQRVTDITYLIDYKGNPIVFSTERLKPAFVELERQNETQPKTYSRLESSAFPDRSSDLEGGSVATPASGVKAQRRVHFRA, encoded by the exons ATGGTGGAAAGATGGCACCGTTCCCTGAAAACTGCAATTATGTGCCACGCGAAGAGTAACTGGGTCGAGATCCTCCCTACTGTATTGCTCGGATTAAGGAGCAGTTTTAAAGAGGATATTGGAGCTACTGCAGCAGAATTGTTATACGGGGTTCCTCTCAGGTTGCCGGGAGAATTTTTCATCGATACGCAGGACacagacaatttttatttagataaaTTTCGAGATCAGATGCGACAGATTCGACCAAGACAGACGGCACATCACAGCAGACG AGTAGATGCGGTAAAGAGACCACTGGAACAACCATACGAAGGACCATTTAAAGTATTACAGCGTGTTACAGACATTACTTATTTGATAGATTATAAAGGAAATCCGATAGTTTTCTCCACGGAACGCCTAAAGCCGGCATTTGTTGAGTTAGAACGTCAAAATGAAACACAACCAAAGACATATAGTAGGTTAGAATCGTCTGCTTTCCCTGACAGGTCAAGCGACTTGGAGGGGGGTAGTGTGGCGACACCTGCTTCCGGCGTAAAAGCGCAACGGAGAGTGCATTTCCGCGCGTAG